In the genome of Deltaproteobacteria bacterium, the window GACTGGGCGGATGCCGATTGCGGATTGACGGCGGCTAAAAATAGTAACAGTACGATTGTCTTCAACACCGGCATAGCTACCTTTCCTCTCACAAAGCGTACAGAGCCTTGGGGTTGTGGCAGAGAATTTTTTCCTTCACCGCGGGAGCGATCCCTTCGAGCCGGTTAAACTCCGTGATCGCATCGATCTCGCTGGCCGAATCGGTGTGGCCGTAGTCGGTGCCAAGGACCAGGCGGTGCTCGCCCGCATAGTTGAGAATATGGGGAATGTTGTCATTGGTCTGGCAGGTGACATAGACGTTGTATTCACCAAACACGTCTTTAGAAAACTGTCTCCCGGTCGAACGATAGCGAATCTCCACCTCGCGATAGATCCAGGGTATCCACTCGGCTGAAGCTTCTATAAAGCCCCAGTGCAATTTCGGGATGAGCTGCGTCACCTCACTCATAAAATGGCTAAAACATGCGGCCACAGTGGGCACCCGGAACATAGCCACCGGGCTAGCCGGAGTAGAACGGTAAAGATCGCAGTAATCGCGATTGCCATTGGCGATATGCACGGCGATAGCCATGTCGAGCTGATCCGCGGTTTCGTAAAGCGGGTAGAAATAAGGGGCCGTGAGGTGACGTCGCCCCTCTTCCAGCGGTCTGAGACAGACCGCGACGGCGCCGTTTTGCTTTGCCACTTTGACCTGCGCGATCGCCTCGTCGATCACCATCGTCGGAACGACACAGGACCAGCGCAATCTTCCTTGACTTTGCCGCCAGATGTCGCCGAGCCAGCGGTTCCAGCTCCGGCATAGCGCAGCCTGGACGTCGGGATGCTGCGACACCTGCTCGATCCACATGGTGTTGTGCAACACCTGAATGTCGATGCCCAGCTCGTCCATGTGCTTAAGTCGCAATCCGACATCGTGCAACTCGCGAGCGCCCTGTGGAGTTTCGACATTACGGCCGATTCTTTCCGACATGGTCTGGAGCTCGCGCTCACTGAGCGTCAGGAACCGAACGCCGGCGATTTTTCCGTCGACGACCCAGTACTGCCGCGGGTTATTCGGGCTAGAAAAAAGCTGCGGGCGATATTTCTCTTCGGCGGGCTCCAGGTAATCCCATGTGCGCTCGGTTTCGAGCACATGGGCGTCGGCATCGATGACCGGCAAACCATTTAGGTTGGACATGGCTCCCCTCCCTGTGACCAATGCTTAAATTCGCAACTGAAAGTTACCGGTTCAGCTTGATAGCTTCGGGCAAGACATACGCTGGAATCTCAATGGCAGTCAAGGCAAAGTCACCATGCCTGTTGACGGCCTCAGTGGTTTTCTTTAGATTCGCTCGACAAATGGAGTGGACTCTTGGTGTTGACGGAGCGTGGGTCATTATTGTTGCCCCCTTTCATCGACACGCTTCGGAGCCAAATCGTCAACTGGCACCTGCAATTTCGCCGAGATAGTTTCACGCTTCGCTTGGAATGGAACCTATAGCTGGAGGTTTGCATGCTCGAACTGAAAGACAAAGTTGCGATCGTCACCGGCGGTGGCGGAGGGATTGGCGGCGCCATTACGCTGCGCTTCGCGCGCGAAGGGGCGAAAATCGTTATCGCTGAGATCGACGCCAAGGCCGCCCAGAGCCGGATCGAGGAAATCACCGCCAACGGCGGTGAGGCGGTTTTCGACTTCACCGATGTTACGAATAAAGCTTCGGTGCAACAGATGGTGCGCGAGACTGCGAGTCGATGGGGGAGAATCGATATCCTGGTGAACGTTGCTGGCGGCTCGCGAATCAAAGAGGTCATCGACATAGAGGATGCTGAGTGGGACCAGGTCGTTAACCTTAACTTGAAGTCGGTTTTTTATGTTCCCAAGCGGTCCTGCCGACGATGCTCGCGCAAAAACATGGAAAAATCGTGAGCATCTCCTCGATTTATGGCTTCACCGGCAACGCTACTCGCGCGAGCTATGCCGCTGCCAAAGCCGGCGTCGCGGTGTCTACGAAGTCGCTGGCGCTGGAGGTCGTGCGCGACGGCATCAACGTCAACGCTATCGCGCCGGGCCGCGTCGCCACGGACCGTCTCCGGGGTCATTACAGAGATGCCGAGTGGGCTGAGAAAGCCGCGGCAATACCTCTGAAACGATGGGCGACGCCCGACGAGATCGCCCCGACGGCGTTATTTCTCGTGAAGGACGAAAACCGATATATTACCGGCCAGACGATTCACGTAAACGGCGCGTGGCTCAACTGGTAAGGAAAAAATCAAAATGTCCGTGCAGCGCACAAAATTCACTCACGGATGCGGTCCCAGCCATTCGTGTCGACCTATCGCAATGTCGATTCGTTGAAGAAGTATTCATCGTTTCACTCGGAATGACAATTCGATTATGACTCTGACGGCGCCGCCAGGAATGTCGACGAAGTCACGGCGGCGAAGGGTGATATCTGGACAGCCTATTTCAAAAACTAAATTCTTGTCGCGTTCCGTCGCCGTCCTGGCAATCTCGCCCGTGCTAAACTTCCTGCTGTCGAATTACCAGCCAGCTCTCGCTCAAGATTTTTGCCAAGACAAAACCATTTGCCAGGCCGGTGTAGGCGCTGCCCGTACAGATAAATCCAAAACTGAATCAATCGCTTGCAGATTGGTGGGAATTTAACCGACAATTTGGCTCGCGATCACTTTCGGTCCGCCGCCACAAACTAGATCGGCCAACCGTCACACAGGAG includes:
- a CDS encoding SDR family oxidoreductase gives rise to the protein MLAQKHGKIVSISSIYGFTGNATRASYAAAKAGVAVSTKSLALEVVRDGINVNAIAPGRVATDRLRGHYRDAEWAEKAAAIPLKRWATPDEIAPTALFLVKDENRYITGQTIHVNGAWLNW
- a CDS encoding SDR family NAD(P)-dependent oxidoreductase: MLELKDKVAIVTGGGGGIGGAITLRFAREGAKIVIAEIDAKAAQSRIEEITANGGEAVFDFTDVTNKASVQQMVRETASRWGRIDILVNVAGGSRIKEVIDIEDAEWDQVVNLNLKSVFYVPKRSCRRCSRKNMEKS